The sequence below is a genomic window from Methanobrevibacter sp. V74.
GCTCTATGGTTGGTTGTATAGCATTTCACTTTATATTTGTAATTTTTGCAGGCTAGGTAGTTTGAATAGACTAATTTGATTTTATTTCCTCCTCCTTTTTTTTGTGGGGCAGGATATGCTCCATCAAGAGTTAATTCTTCATTATTGGGACAAATAAAAACATTTTTATATTCATCAAAAACAAAATAATCTATAGCAAATGGATTGTCAGGTAGATTACCTGAATTCTCTCTATTTTACTGTTTTGTTGGAATTAAAAGCAGTTATACCTAATTCCTCGAGATATTGTAAATTTGCTAGTGTTGAATAGATTGTATCCGCGCTAATTTTTGTGGGTTGTAATTTTAAATTAACGAGGATTTGATTCATTAATGCAGGAATTTGATAATGATCCGTAGGATTTTGAACTGCATTA
It includes:
- a CDS encoding transposase, with translation MKFFFYWWQLLDYSGQVSLALNDHDARLMKVKDNGQKYPKFSFNIQLGTDTKSKLICGVNAVQNPTDHYQIPALMNQILVNLKLQPTKISADTIYSTLANLQYLEELGITAFNSNKTVK